The genome window CACATGTAATGTGCGTTTCACCGCGAGTAGTAAATGAGTAGTCCAGAAATCACATGAATAAATCTGCTCACAATAAACCCATCAGAAGTGTCTTTAATGAGCGCTGGCGTACTGCACGGTCAAAGGGCTTTGAGAGAGAAGTGAACCCATCCACTGAGTGTAGCAACACAAAGCCTCTGCACGTCAGAGAAATCTTTCATAAGAGCCACTGAATAATTTACACACAGCATGGCATTAAACACAAGCTTAGCATTTTAGAGAGCGAAGGTCACTCGCCTCTCCAGATCAATAACCAGTCACTAACcttaaaatcattttctgtTCCACACTATTCAgtgctctttttttattatattgacaGTCAGTTTGATGTTAACGTGACATGACATTTCAAATGGACCCGATGAAACAAAAGTCATTTGAGAGCATCAGAAGAATGACAGGTAAAATATGTTGTGGACATTGCCTTCAACCATGGAATGGACCACACCTCAAAGTTACAGAGAAACGTCTAGAAGACAAGAAAAACAAGTGAAGAAGTCTGATAATTCAAgtaatgtatataatttatacaaatgaaatttgatttaattttataacacattatagttattacacaaaacataacatatgttttgaatttttttatagtggatacacttttatatatatatttttatattagaaaCATCTTCTTAAACCAGTTATCACAAATGAATTTCTCATGACAAAAATGTATCTAACCTCCCCTGTGAAACCACACATACCTGTTTTAACACATTGTCGGTTTGGAAGGGACAGTGGGAGAGGTCACTGTTATTTCCCATCTTTCTGCACATGGTTCGAGAGATCTCTACAGTCAGAACGTAGCGGATCCCTTTCACTATCTATAGCAGGACACAGACGCGTTGATTGCAAAAGTGTAAACATATACTGCACATAACGCACGCATCCTGTAGCATACAGTACCTGTCTCTTTGCATCATCAACAGCCGACGCTTTGAACAGAAAAGCATCATTGGATTTATTGTTAAATGAGTATGTTCCTGCCAGGACAGCCTTCTGTACACCTGTGTCATTCTTACTGATGTTTTGTAGAGCTCCTGGGATCGGACGCAAGACATGTGTGTGAACTGcaggtaaaaaaacaattgtgagCTATAGGGCTACAAGCATGGATGTAAAGGCAGCAAAGTAAAACTTGCAACGCTTAATACGATATTTTATTCTGTCTAGCAAACTGAGAGACTAaagttaaaagcattttttagatTTACTATGGTAAACTTGGACTGGAAATATAGCATAAAATGATTCACTACATTTAAGTATTCAAATGTACAATATGCAGAGTGATAGTTCCCtcaaaaaatgcattctgtcatcatttatttaccttcttgtcattcactctcttgtcatttcaaaacagtatgacttctgcaaaacacaaaagaagatagtttgaagaatgtggatAACCACATAATGTCagttcccattgacttctactGTTTAGACACAAGACCAATACAAGTCAAGGGGTaccaccaacattcttcaaactttcttcatttgtgttctgcagaagaaacaaagtcatactgttttgaaatgacaagagagtgagtaaataatgagagaggttttgggtgaactgtccctttaatcatTTTCTAGCTGGTTTATGAACATGTGaatgacattaaacaaaatcgtaaaatggcttttttcacttttttattattttcatttgtttacttcAAATTTCAATCTTTCACATTTTCCCCGATGACTCGGTTCACACTAATGATTTGATAAAGTTAACTTCTAATGTTGTGTCTCGGCTTTCTTAGTTTGAGAATCTAAAATCCTAAAACCATGTTATAAGGTACATTGTTTGATCTCTTCTTATTTTCTAGAGGACTATAAAAAGTGCCACAACTTACTCAAACCATATAACCAAAGTATAGGAAACACAAACACGGCctaacaaacacagacataaacaaaacaccTACAAATAAACACCATAGaaagttttaatgaaaatatcttACCAAATGAGCGTAAGCCAGCTAGGACAAACAGCAATAGAAGAAGCTGATGAGAGACCCTCATGTCTGTTAGCGTTCTCTCAAGTCTACTCTGTAACTTCCTGTTCAGCAACACTTTCACCAGCAGACAGTGTGACAGTGTGTGTGGCTGCACTGCAACAACAGCATCAGCAGCTCCCCAAACATCACATTTCCATTGGTGCtgtcttcatgtgtgtgtgagagagagagggaaagagagagagagagagagagagagagtgcccCAAGGACACAGCCAGGTGAATTCAATCCATTGTGATGATTACTGTTTGACTCACATTTGATATTCCAATGTGCTTAAGACACTGCAAGACATATGTTCAGATACATCACTATGCTGTGCTTCCAGAGGTCAAGCAGACATGAAGGTTTCTTTCTATAAATATCAAACTTCTCAGAGACCACTGTGTCCTTCCTCAAATTCAAATGAAAGAGAAGTTGTGTGTTGAAATGCTTTGAAGGATGCAAGTGAACCCCTGTGGTTTCCCCCCACATCCGGTGATGACGACAACTTATATGTGAGTATTGCATATTTAACTGATTATCAAGTTGCAAAAATGCTAAAAGAGAAGCAGTGCTCATCTGATGTAAAACTGGGGTTGCTTTCTCCAAGcttgttgcttttttattttttttattttttcggGATCCAGGAGCTTAAAAActtgttttggtgtttttgtgtttctgtgtagGCTACTTGTATAGACATGAATGTGTTTCTGCGTGACATCAAGGAGAAGGCAAAGTCTTTCCTCGTCTCTGCTGTTAAGAGGTGCATACATGACATGTTTTACTTCTGTaatgtgatttatatttattaccaAAACTGGATATTCAATTAcactatatattttaataagaatCACGAAGTTGTATgttaaaaatcataataaaacgtATCCAGATTGCAAAATAAAGCAGTCACTACTTGcagaattatatatatatatatatatatatatggctAAATTACATGCAATCATGGCCTAAATAAAGACAATGGGTTAACATTTCAATGTTCAATCCTTTTCAAAACAAGACCAAGAATGTTTATTATGAAAATTAATAGAATcaattttgttttcatgttgaTGTTAAGATTACCACAGCACAtagattaaataataaacaaatgttatcagacccaaacttaacttctgatAGTAAGACCTTCACAAAGAATCAATACAATTactatacagtaaaatattcatataaattattattaaaaaaatgtaacgtaaaataaattgtcatatTATAACCACAGTAACATCGAGACAGGCGTgtatacaaaatacaaataaaaaaatgttcgtaaaaattattaataaaattaagcattcatattttattttagttcgGGAAAGTATATAActtgaataataaatgtattagtgTGTGACTAAAAGAGATTCTGCAATGTCAGCATATGTTTTGGGTTCATAACCAGCAGATGGCACTGTTGTGTCAATGCTCGCACAATATTCAACCGTGGAAAAATGTAAGACACCATTTCAGAGTTTTAAATCTCCTATTTATAGGTAAGTGTTTAggaaaaattatcatttttgtttccttctgtgaactactaacaatttttttaccaaatatcaaataaaatattgtttctatttgtatttatttgcagaaaatgaaaactggtgaaacaggtgaaaataacagaagatatgctctgttttttttttaagatcacaaatactgcAAGGAAAACAAGctaatattcacttttaagaaatCCACagcaatatttgtacatgtatttaggaaaagttcaaaaggTTTTTATCACAGCTGTCATGTGTCTTGTCCTGTCTTTCACGTTGCTGTTGGAATCGAAAAGTCACTCCTGAGATgtaatttttgttgttgatttctGCTCTTAAAACAATAGGCCAAGTGGTTTTTTAAGACTTCACAAGGGGAAAAATGTTGAATTGTCATCTGTACTTTGACTCTCAGAAAGCAGAACTTGAAGAAGGGTCCTCacatgaaatgtttgtgttgttcaacCATGTCAAATTCTTCATCCGTCTTCAATCACATCTGCTGATCTTGTTGCCTCAGCAATTGTTTCTGTGCACTTTAGTATGAATGAGAGACTGTTGTGCTCTTCAAAAGACAGCAGATGCTCATCAGCGGTCAACCTTAACTTCTGCTACTTAAACCTCTGATGTCATTTGCTTAACCGCAacatctttgtgttttctggACAAACTTAAACTCATCTATTCTAATGATgtctttttattcttattttatagACCTATATCTCGCACACTTTGAACTATCATAACAGTAAACTTCAAATTCtcatttacagttgaaagaaaaagtatgtgaacctttgggcttacttggatttcttcataaattggtcataaaatgtgttctgatcttcatctaagtcacaacaatagagaaacacagtctgcttaaactaataccacacaaacattatacgttttcatgtttttattgaacacaacatgtaaacattcatagtgcagggtggaaaaactatgtgaacctttgggtttaataactggttgaccctcctttggcagcaataacctcaaccaaacatttcctatagttacagatcagacctgcacaacggtcaggagaaattttggaccattcctctttacaaaagtgtttcagttcagcaatattcttgggatgtctggtgtgaatcgctctcttgaggtcatgccacagcatctcaatcgggttgaggtcaggactctgactgggtcactccagaaggcgtattttcttctgttgaagccattctgttgttgatttacttctatgctttgggtcgttgtcctgttgcatcgtccatcctctgttaagcttcagttggcggacagatggtcttaagttttcctgcacaatgtcttgataaactttggaattcatttttccatcgatgacagtaatccgtccagggcctgaggcagcaaagcagccccaaaccatgatgctcctccaccatatttcacagttgggatgaggttttgatgttggtgtgctgtgccttttgttctccacacatagcgttgtgtgttctttccaaacaactcaattttggtttcatctgtccacagaatgttttgccagtagtgctgtggaacatccaggtgctcttttgcaaacttcaaacgagctgcaatgttttttttggacagcagtggcttcctccgtggtgtcctcccatgaagtccattcttgtttaatgttttccttattgtagatttgtcaacaaaaatgttagcatgtgccagagatttctgtaagtgtttagctgacactctaagattcttcttcacctcattgagcattctgcgctgtgctcttgcagtcatctttacaggacgaccacgcctagggagtgtagcaacagtgctgaactttctccatttgtagacaatctgtcttaccgtggacacatggacatcaaggcttttagatatacttttgtatttgtaaaaacgATTGTCTGTGTTGTGCGGTCCATCTTTCAAccctgtgcatgtgtgtgtatgtggatgAGGTAGACAAGTGACAGGTGAAGTGCCTGTAGCGGGGATATGATGTGTGCCCCTCTGTCAGTGACTATCATCTGATGTGGGCCGGTGAAACACTCATAAGTGTTATTATGAGAAACTGAAGCACTGAGGTGATAGAATAGTGTCTCGTATCTAAAGGATATTAAGACCTCAGCAGAACCATATGAAGCTACTGAGATCAGAGCATTCAGTTTCAGGAGAACTTTGGTTCAGAGTTGGACTTGGGTTGACACATTAGCGATCACAAGAAggtaatttaaatgaaacaagtCCTTCAACTCATACGACAACATTGGTCGTTTACATCGTTCCCCAAATACGTCCCTGTGGAGCGTTTCCTAAAATAGAGCTTCTACCAGCAGCAGTTGAAGCTTTTGTGTACCAAAATTATATATTGCGATTTAATTTTGCTATGATGACACGTATTGGAGtgttattttcactttaaaCTGTCAGGATGaactgtatttacattacaaatgacACCATTCACGCACTATGAGCAAGCAACATaacccatttatttattttttaaaccatgaaatataatttttcaaaacGGACCAATATTCCAAGTGTACCGAGGTAAAACAAtcgaatatatatatatatatatatatatatatatatatatatatatacacacacacacatacacacacatacacacagtgcCTTGCGAAAGTATTCGGCCACCTTGAACTTTGAGACCTTTTGCCACATTTCAGGCTTCAAACCTAaagatatgaaaatgtatttttttgtgaagaatCAACAACAAGTGGGACACAATCATGAAGTGGAACGAAATTTATGggatatttcaaacttttttaacaaataaaaaactgaaaaattgggCGTGCAAAATTATTTAGCCCTTTTACTTTCAGTGCAGCAAACTCTCTACAGAAGTTCAGTGAGGATCTCTGAATGATCCAATGTTGACCTAAATTACTAATGATGATAAATAGAATCCACCTGGGTGTAATCAAGTCTTAGAGGTCCTTTAAAGCGCAGAGAGCATCATGAAGAACAAGGAACACACCAGGCAGGTCCGAGATACTGTTGTAGAGAAGTTTAAAGCCGGATTTGGATACAAAAAGATTTCCCAAGCTTTGAATATACCCATGGAGCACTGTACAAgcaataatattgaaatggaaGGAGCATCAGACCAGTGCAAATCTACCAAGACCTGGCCGTCCCTCTAAACTTTCAACTCATACAAGGAGAAGACTGATCAGAGATGCAGCCAAGAGGCCCATGATTACTCTGGATGAACTGTAGAGATCTACAGCTGAGGTGGGAGACTCTGTCCATAGGACAACAATCAGTCGTATACTGCACAAATCTGGCCTTTATGGAAGAGTGGCAAGAAGAAAGCCATTTCTTAAAGATATTCATAAAAAGTGTCGTTTAAAGTTTGCCAAAAGCCACCTGGGAGACACACCAAACATGTGGAAGAAGGTGCTCTggtcagatgaaaccaaaatcgAACTTTttggcaacaatgcaaaatgttaTGTTTGGCGTAAAAGCAACACAGCTCATCACCCTGAACACACCACCCCCACTGTCaaacatggtggtggcagcatcatggtttgggccTGCTTTTCTTCAGCAGGGACAGGGAAGATGGTTAAAATTGATGGGAAGATGGATGGAGCCAAATACAGGACCATTCTGGAAGAAAACCTGATGGAGTCTGCAAAAGACCTGAGACGGGGACGGGGATTTGtcttccaacaagacaatgatccaaaacataaagcaaaatcTACAATGGAATGgttcacaaataaacatatccAGGTGTCAGAATGGCCAAGTCAAAGTCCAGACCTGAATCCAATCGAGAATCTGTGGaaagaactgaaaactgctgttCACAAATGCTCTCCAACCAACCTCACTGATCTCGAGCTGTTTTGCAAGGAGGAATGGGCAACAATTTCAGTCTCTC of Triplophysa dalaica isolate WHDGS20190420 chromosome 11, ASM1584641v1, whole genome shotgun sequence contains these proteins:
- the LOC130432056 gene encoding cystatin-F, with product MRVSHQLLLLLFVLAGLRSFVHTHVLRPIPGALQNISKNDTGVQKAVLAGTYSFNNKSNDAFLFKASAVDDAKRQIVKGIRYVLTVEISRTMCRKMGNNSDLSHCPFQTDNVLKQTFLCNFEVWSIPWLKAMSTTYFTCHSSDALK